In one window of Solanum pennellii chromosome 2, SPENNV200 DNA:
- the LOC107008991 gene encoding eukaryotic translation initiation factor 6-2-like isoform X4 — protein MEAGRLEDFVLFSAGNKNGLLLPYTTTPQELQHLRNSLPNSVEVQCIDETHSAAGNCIACNDHIALIHPSLDKDTEEMIAEVLGVEVLRHMIAGNILVGSYCSLSNKRVLVHPRTSIEDLNELDILLHLPIAAGTVNRGSNVIAAGLTVYDWTAFCGSDTTTTELAVIDTVFSLRDAQPSAIDTGVHGH, from the exons ATGGAAGCTGGTCGGTTGGAAGACTTTGTGCTG TTTTCTGCAGGAAACAAAAATGGGCTTCTCTTGCCTTACACCACTACACCTCAAG AACTTCAGCACTTGAGAAATAGTCTGCCCAATTCTGTTGAGGTACAATGCATTGACGAGACACATTCTGCCGCGGGGAACTGCATAGCATGCAATGATCATATTGCTCTTATACACCCTTCTCTTGACAAG GACACTGAAGAGATGATTGCTGAGGTTCTTGGTGTTGAAGTTTTAAGGCATATGATAGCTGGGAACATTCTTGTTGGCAGCTATTGTTCTTTATCCAACAAACGGGTCTTG GTCCATCCTCGTACGTCCATTGAAGATTTAAATGAACTGGACATTCTTCTTCATTTACCTATTGCTGCTGGGACTGTGAATAGGGGTAGTAATGTGATTGCTGCTGGATTGACCGTTTATGACTGGACAGCATTTTGTGGCTCAGACACTACAACAACAGAGTTGGCTGTTATTGACACCGTATTCAGTTTGAGAGATGCTCAACCAAGTGCTATTG atacaggtGTTCACGGTCATTAA
- the LOC107008991 gene encoding eukaryotic translation initiation factor 6-2-like isoform X5: MTKFVELQHLRNSLPNSVEVQCIDETHSAAGNCIACNDHIALIHPSLDKDTEEMIAEVLGVEVLRHMIAGNILVGSYCSLSNKRVLVHPRTSIEDLNELDILLHLPIAAGTVNRGSNVIAAGLTVYDWTAFCGSDTTTTELAVIDTVFSLRDAQPSAIGNYICEFCGSCCMFF; the protein is encoded by the exons ATGACAAAATTTGTGG AACTTCAGCACTTGAGAAATAGTCTGCCCAATTCTGTTGAGGTACAATGCATTGACGAGACACATTCTGCCGCGGGGAACTGCATAGCATGCAATGATCATATTGCTCTTATACACCCTTCTCTTGACAAG GACACTGAAGAGATGATTGCTGAGGTTCTTGGTGTTGAAGTTTTAAGGCATATGATAGCTGGGAACATTCTTGTTGGCAGCTATTGTTCTTTATCCAACAAACGGGTCTTG GTCCATCCTCGTACGTCCATTGAAGATTTAAATGAACTGGACATTCTTCTTCATTTACCTATTGCTGCTGGGACTGTGAATAGGGGTAGTAATGTGATTGCTGCTGGATTGACCGTTTATGACTGGACAGCATTTTGTGGCTCAGACACTACAACAACAGAGTTGGCTGTTATTGACACCGTATTCAGTTTGAGAGATGCTCAACCAAGTGCTATTGGTAATTACATCTGTGAGTTTTGTGGTTCATGTTGCATGTTCTTTTAG
- the LOC107008991 gene encoding eukaryotic translation initiation factor 6-2-like isoform X3: MEAGRLEDFVLFSAGNKNGLLLPYTTTPQELQHLRNSLPNSVEVQCIDETHSAAGNCIACNDHIALIHPSLDKDTEEMIAEVLGVEVLRHMIAGNILVGSYCSLSNKRVLVHPRTSIEDLNELDILLHLPIAAGTVNRGSNVIAAGLTVYDWTAFCGSDTTTTELAVIDTVFSLRDAQPSAIGNYICEFCGSCCMFF; this comes from the exons ATGGAAGCTGGTCGGTTGGAAGACTTTGTGCTG TTTTCTGCAGGAAACAAAAATGGGCTTCTCTTGCCTTACACCACTACACCTCAAG AACTTCAGCACTTGAGAAATAGTCTGCCCAATTCTGTTGAGGTACAATGCATTGACGAGACACATTCTGCCGCGGGGAACTGCATAGCATGCAATGATCATATTGCTCTTATACACCCTTCTCTTGACAAG GACACTGAAGAGATGATTGCTGAGGTTCTTGGTGTTGAAGTTTTAAGGCATATGATAGCTGGGAACATTCTTGTTGGCAGCTATTGTTCTTTATCCAACAAACGGGTCTTG GTCCATCCTCGTACGTCCATTGAAGATTTAAATGAACTGGACATTCTTCTTCATTTACCTATTGCTGCTGGGACTGTGAATAGGGGTAGTAATGTGATTGCTGCTGGATTGACCGTTTATGACTGGACAGCATTTTGTGGCTCAGACACTACAACAACAGAGTTGGCTGTTATTGACACCGTATTCAGTTTGAGAGATGCTCAACCAAGTGCTATTGGTAATTACATCTGTGAGTTTTGTGGTTCATGTTGCATGTTCTTTTAG